Proteins encoded in a region of the Halioglobus maricola genome:
- the yjgA gene encoding ribosome biogenesis factor YjgA, which yields MHNESEAPEDEFEEGPSKSEVKRQMLALQALGDKLTRLKDKELARIPIDSERLMEAIIETRNIRSNSARKRHMQYIGKLMRDVDAAAVEAALDALHKPARDANARFHELEELRDEVLEAGVSGVEKVLALWPQADRQQLRQLVLQAQREQKNNKPPAASRKLFRYLRELQEDH from the coding sequence ATGCATAACGAATCAGAAGCCCCTGAAGACGAGTTTGAAGAGGGCCCCAGCAAGAGCGAAGTAAAACGGCAAATGCTCGCGCTTCAGGCACTGGGTGACAAACTCACTCGGCTGAAAGACAAGGAACTCGCGCGAATTCCTATCGATAGCGAACGCCTGATGGAAGCAATCATCGAGACGCGTAACATCCGCAGCAACAGTGCTCGCAAGCGCCACATGCAGTACATCGGCAAGCTCATGCGTGACGTTGATGCCGCCGCTGTAGAGGCCGCGCTGGATGCGCTTCACAAGCCCGCGCGCGACGCAAACGCGCGCTTCCATGAACTGGAGGAACTCCGCGACGAGGTGCTGGAAGCGGGTGTATCCGGTGTCGAAAAAGTCCTGGCCCTATGGCCACAGGCCGATCGCCAACAACTGCGTCAGCTGGTATTACAGGCCCAGCGCGAACAGAAGAACAACAAGCCCCCGGCTGCCAGCCGTAAACTGTTCCGCTACTTGCGGGAACTTCAGGAAGATCACTGA
- a CDS encoding HPr family phosphocarrier protein encodes MIETQVTIVNKLGLHARAAAKLVGCTSAFSSAIEAGRDGNMVDAKSIMSVMMLAAGKGSVLDLRVDGRDEEEALAAITALIANRFDEAE; translated from the coding sequence TTGATAGAGACTCAGGTGACCATCGTCAACAAACTCGGCTTGCACGCCAGAGCAGCAGCGAAGCTCGTGGGCTGCACCTCTGCGTTTTCCAGTGCTATTGAGGCTGGCCGCGACGGCAATATGGTGGACGCCAAAAGCATCATGTCGGTGATGATGCTGGCCGCGGGCAAAGGCTCCGTGCTTGATCTGCGTGTCGACGGTCGCGACGAGGAGGAAGCTCTCGCCGCTATCACCGCTCTCATCGCAAACCGCTTCGACGAAGCGGAGTAA
- the mgtE gene encoding magnesium transporter: MPQNLAKQQETLDRLTLALDSGAMVDVRRMLNGIPPADIAHLLESSPPRFRNILWKMVDVELEGEVLGELSDELQAHFLSRMDASEVATIAEGLEDDDLADILQQLPDRVTREVLNSMDHQDRARLEQVMHYPDDIAGGLMNTDTITIRARLTLDVVLRYLRRHDEIPEMTDNLIVVNRTDQFIGLLPLRTLLVSDPSATVREMMVTDVDPIAVNTPDDEVARLFERNDWVSAPVVDDSGRLLGRITIDDVVDVIREDADHSFMSMAGLDEEEDTFAPVSKAAPRRAVWLGINLFTAFIAASTINMFQGTIEKVVALAVLMPIVASMGGIAGTQTLTVLIRGIAIGQVGKNNQAWLLTREVTIGLINGVIWAVVVAIAASLWFDDWDIGIIIAAAMVINLVTAAFTGAALPLVLSRLNIDPALAGGVILTTVTDVVGFVSFLGLATLFYA; encoded by the coding sequence ATGCCACAGAACCTGGCAAAACAACAGGAGACACTCGACCGGCTGACGCTAGCGCTGGATAGCGGCGCCATGGTCGACGTTCGCCGGATGCTCAATGGCATACCGCCGGCGGATATTGCCCACCTGCTTGAGTCATCCCCCCCCAGATTCCGCAACATTCTGTGGAAAATGGTGGATGTGGAACTCGAGGGCGAGGTCCTGGGAGAGCTTTCCGACGAGCTTCAGGCGCATTTTCTCTCGCGCATGGATGCATCCGAAGTTGCGACGATAGCCGAAGGCCTTGAAGACGATGACCTTGCGGACATCCTGCAACAGCTGCCTGATCGGGTTACGCGCGAAGTCCTCAATTCGATGGACCATCAGGATCGGGCACGCCTCGAGCAGGTAATGCACTATCCGGACGATATCGCCGGTGGTCTGATGAACACGGATACGATCACCATCCGTGCCCGCCTGACCCTGGATGTCGTGCTGCGCTACCTGCGCCGCCACGATGAAATTCCGGAAATGACGGACAATTTGATCGTGGTAAATCGCACCGATCAATTTATCGGCTTGTTGCCACTGCGTACTCTGCTCGTGTCCGACCCTTCGGCAACTGTGCGCGAGATGATGGTGACCGACGTGGACCCCATTGCCGTCAACACACCAGACGATGAGGTCGCCCGCCTGTTCGAACGCAATGACTGGGTCTCAGCACCGGTTGTCGACGATAGTGGCCGCCTGCTGGGCCGGATCACCATCGATGACGTGGTCGACGTAATTCGCGAAGATGCGGATCACTCCTTTATGTCCATGGCTGGCCTGGATGAAGAAGAGGACACCTTTGCGCCCGTGTCCAAGGCTGCCCCACGAAGGGCGGTATGGCTCGGCATAAACCTGTTCACCGCTTTTATCGCAGCCTCCACCATCAACATGTTTCAGGGCACCATCGAAAAAGTCGTGGCCCTCGCAGTACTGATGCCCATCGTCGCTTCAATGGGAGGCATCGCCGGCACCCAGACCCTGACTGTACTGATCCGGGGTATTGCCATTGGCCAGGTGGGCAAAAACAACCAGGCCTGGCTATTAACCCGCGAGGTTACTATCGGACTGATCAACGGCGTTATCTGGGCGGTCGTTGTCGCCATCGCGGCATCGCTATGGTTCGACGATTGGGACATCGGCATCATTATTGCCGCCGCCATGGTTATTAATCTTGTCACCGCCGCATTCACCGGCGCAGCGCTGCCTCTGGTATTATCGCGCCTGAACATCGATCCCGCCCTGGCAGGCGGGGTCATTCTGACCACAGTGACCGACGTGGTGGGCTTTGTCTCCTTCCTCGGTCTGGCGACGCTTTTCTATGCATAA